In Leishmania panamensis strain MHOM/PA/94/PSC-1 chromosome 6 sequence, the following proteins share a genomic window:
- a CDS encoding hypothetical protein (TriTrypDB/GeneDB-style sysID: LpmP.06.0670), translating into MRRHRLHASLHYLSISSGVEVPECAGGAYHLQERPPLRHSTVAVSAAAGRGNHGSYLGRSRTCASNVRVSVFPSVLLRPASGTDSVSSSCVSSPDGRPSSSPSSATATRASPSVLRHDAAHLRIQQYEPFNRLLHRYIERGHVAYATQRLLHHPNAPAPAVLLDMILRHRVPAASFVCQALLATMHTTRRDRSTAAAAGFALDRVAVRLRNDEKARVLYQTPQVRALLLEATLQESLFDTAVDVVMDMPVEWITPHAWSQLVVMAGQSKLPHSHLLWKLLRLREGSLSTLRSSSRETRASAQPVLTRAGESALLGALRQRSLSTAPSAVHLSHMAATVDASALEAPELDAIAVPDGALDTRACAIVLAPAKSEVGGALLTDSTVAGEALPVDEEGEESAQLASETNEGQSSATPVMALVPTGTVAGGDNGNRWCALGAVELGYAAEHYNGDASPAAGDFRASGAAGTLYSHSSFQALLADVEREGVQAGGSAEASPAVRARALWETTALRMINSRHGIAYGLDATMTAQVLLRCGVSFAAQASPLLALHVLRRYLHSCRLLRDQVVAAQRLVEAQLSAVDERSTGRIPRATTPTTTAIENQTRSRHHSERASSDLYPRLSRTVMPHPAPFLVFFKVMREARDVLLHAVYGSDEEDEEVATLSATQRYRGTAAAAAGRAHASLPMVHWELVWHVFQQLNRENPLWYTQLGPQEAGDLCIDAMEVLCHGADPWLTLNVARRVSARHIIDGVDMSLWLLNRLDPSHHTDEAREVARKLFRWLLVDVGVHVQPPLHRHLVPAARTLIRLGLQEELSTLYNAVIDNVVLFTPEHRDAFLHVLRDLICPACASVLPENDVYVDRVCPNCMEVVPAKDTDTIPSFRLSAEHVERQRAQRKQRRQRTRQRLSASVRRLQQDGARGSGSSVSLFHPPRDAADILRWHLQKRDSTEQGGEDGALDISPSSSLLLAASAAAGAPLVPGVSVSNELALFPVAGEAASGAQVLDVRAAMEESSRRLELQRAARRYVLAQRGVCDDADGGDGGYAGSSGGVPSATLRVTYGTLPTTLPVSAQALDASTLKYLSTAAKATPGSEQAVDGAWVCVWCQEDNTEWCSRVQCNACRAETGPGAPWRRFAYTEASGDIMLELRGRISNCEERPVDAIVAGYLLMVYRRIFQLRATPADQDRLLRLVEVLCQLQERVLAAYVYTRLIPISQRRLGMPLSSLAQVFGQEMSPTYQALRQADLTRPGADGMFFEAIFGAQTCRICFGQHDWHLCPIVTRNFAASESATGEDRVRTAISLSPEEKQRAVLERLSQRIRHAATSLSPSDEELESATSSSPSSPSVLLPPGRPCVRLVVDAYTAFVSSPFREIFAELHSSDANCLSLLLSRVQQYRRAAFVLCHVPPPQRAMEAYLRMVHYFNVTEAEALALLEPPPAPATASKGPAASGCSSAGYPASVVRHVNFMQVTQTCCMCLDARHASHTCPRLDEWLKRVQRLALSGSSGSNGAAGAPSSAAATTLVDIQGDARLRRRLKAQVDGWTTAGPERLHAFYRYLIVHIDLLRPMALVSTGTAKPSALRRADFDDPLVYAVNKTIVKLSAVERRSETYRLYSHAPVECVSVATTAAVLRMNGFSEGSAQTLLTHASSTEEGPATRSDSDTFAGSRCSSVLLHASLAARTAAVPVRQCCLLCFSPDHAFVECLELSAASTEVERLLIVLRNVAEIACVPDGIGAAAAYVYSEYNRGRLSAEMMRSHPELVRELLMLTRRCFATRQLSHGVRVLRRIPVEMVPPDTAYVDLWRAAGLPADEVEQKRVQLLALLDAEAVQPSLDPLPPRRTYTNAFLSQLSRTLHDDLCRHCYEHGHTIATCPLFHAEVSFGRDYVAAYRMSMMSEQLDRAWQEAYLLKLVDFFATHFLFMPFHIAGVANALNAITSMWSFRGEPGIALRHLLRIPPAYRRRQAFKHVLHSLRVPPAEITKLLSDFYFAPDGNATAAQQQQQKGSIPPSTSGYHAQQQQEVVMAQHLLLPKPAIRDVARKQIFDQVPAAVAALEGSEERMAEIRTHHERQGGSGGGITAKVQERLSQQQREQPGRRSTEMSHASSPHAAASFHSPVLRRIMQSGDITQLREDFDPILTELEDAVGMKLGSRHTLFTSTAEIFSTAAATAASAPPSPPSSFSSSTPSSSSSGKGSGTRMTASGAAPSSPTFPQTPEAEVVEEVQTHYAPTRFPSSRQSTTTRVSTTSSADATAGVAPFSERTEQQVREGDISKPVGASRGSSSSDSGGDGRSDCRDARGSRSNRDRNPRHRSTSQWSSHAYNRDRDGCSRKHDKNRHHNRSS; encoded by the coding sequence ATGCGACGTCACCGCCTTCACGCATCCCTTCACTACCTCTCGATCTCTTCAGGGGTTGAGGTACCGGagtgcgctggcggcgcctACCATCTCCAAGAacggccaccgctgcgtcaCAGCACCGTTGCtgtctctgctgccgctggccgAGGCAACCATGGTAGCTATCTTGGCCGCTCACGCACCTGTGCTAGCAATGTGCGCGTCTCCGTCTTCCCCTCGGTGTTGTTGCGGCCTGCGTCCGGCACCGACAGCGTTTCTTCATCATGTGTTTCCTCGCCAGATGGGCGgccgtcatcatcgccgtcgtcggcCACCGCTACCCGCGCGTCACCGTCAGTGCTGCGTCACGATGCTGCGCACCTGCGCATACAGCAGTACGAGCCCTTTAATCGCCTCTTGCATCGCTACATCGAGCGTGGCCACGTGGCATACGCCACGCAGcgactcctccaccaccccaATGCCCCCGCGCCGGCCGTCCTCCTTGACATGATCCTGCGGCACCGGGTCCCCGCAGCGTCGTTTGTATGCCAGGCGCTGCTTGCCACGATGCACACGACCCGCCGAGACCGCAgcacggccgccgccgcgggcTTCGCGCTGGACCGCGTTGCGGTGCGACTGCGCAACGACGAGAAGGCGCGCGTGCTCTACCAGACTCCCCAGGTACGGGCGCTGCTACTGGAGGCGACACTGCAAGAGTCACTCTTCGACACCGCTGTCGATGTTGTGATGGACATGCCGGTCGAGTGGATCACCCCACATGCGTGGTCACagctggtggtgatggcagGGCAGTCGAAGCTACCACACTCACACTTGCTGTGGAAGCTCTTGAGGCTGCGCGAAGGGTCTTTGTCGACTTTGCGGAGCTCGTCACGCGAAACGCGGGCTTCTGCGCAGCCGGTGCTGACGCGTGCCGGTGAAAGCGCGCTCCTCGGGGCACTGCGCCAGCGTTCACTGAGCACTGCCCCGAGTGCTGTACACCTTAGCCACATGGCTGCGACAGTGGACGCTtcggcgctggaggcgccGGAACTGGATGCCATTGCTGTGCCAGATGGGGCTCTTGAcactcgtgcgtgtgccatAGTGCTCGCACCTGCGAAGAGCGAGGTCGGAGGCGCCCTCTTGACCGACTCGACTGTCGCAGGCGAAGCACTGCCTGTCGAcgaggagggtgaggagaGTGCGCAGCTAGCGTCGGAAACCAACGAGGGTCAGTCGTCAGCAACACCGGTGATGGCGTTGGTGCCTACAGGCACAGTTGCAGGTGGTGACAACGGGAATCGGTGGTGCGCGCTGGGAGCAGTGGAGCTTGGCTACGCAGCGGAGCACTACAACGGTGATGcatcgccagctgcaggtgaCTTCCGGGCCTCTGGTGCAGCCGGCACGCTCTACAGTCACTCATCCTTTcaagcgctgctggcggatgTGGAACGGGAGGGAGTGCAGGCGGGCGGCTCTGCCGAAGCGTCACCGGCAGTTCGGGCTCGTGCGCTGTGGGAGacgacagcgctgcgcatGATCAACTCGCGCCATGGCATCGCCTACGGCCTCGACGCTACGATGACGGCgcaagtgctgctgcgctgcggtgtctCCTTCGCGGCGCaggcctcgccgctgctggcgttACATGTGTTGCGTCGTTATCTGCACAGCTGCCGTCTTCTGCGCGAtcaggtggtggcggcccAACGCCTGGTGGAGGCCCAACTCAGTGCTGTGGACGAGCGCTCTACGGGTAGAATCCCAAgagccaccacccccaccacgaCTGCTATCGAAAACCAGACACGATCacgccaccacagcgagaGGGCGAGCTCTGATTTGTACCCGCGCCTCTCCCGCACCGTCATGCCGCACCCCGCGCCTTTCTTGGTCTTCTTCAAGGTGATGCGTGAGGCACGCGACGTGCTATTGCACGCCGTCTacggcagcgacgaagaggacgaggaggtggctaCGCTGTCTGCGACTCAGCGGTACCGAGgcacggccgccgctgccgctggccgAGCGCATGCGTCTCTGCCTATGGTGCATTGGGAGCTCGTCTGGCACGTGTTCCAGCAGCTGAATCGCGAGAATCCGCTCTGGTACACCCAGCTGGGGCCGCAGGAGGCGGGTGACCTCTGCATCGACGCGATGGAGGTTCTCTGCCACGGTGCGGACCCATGGCTGACACTGAACGTTGCCCGTCGCGTGTCGGCGCGGCACATCATCGATGGCGTGGATATGTCGCTATGGTTGCTGAATCGACTGGACCCGTCACACCACACCGACGAGGCCCGCGAAGTTGCACGCAAGCTGTTCCGCTGGCTGCTCGTTGACGTTGGCGTGCATGttcagccgccgctgcatcgccaccTCGTCCCCGCCGCGCGAACGCTGATCCGGCTCGGACTGCAAGAGGAGCTGAGCACCCTGTACAACGCCGTGATCGATAACGTCGTTCTGTTCACTCCAGAGCACCGTGACGCTTTCCtccacgtgctgcgcgatctgATTTGTCCCGCTTGTGCCAGCGTGCTGCCGGAGAACGACGTGTACGTTGACCGTGTGTGCCCGAACTGTatggaggtggtgccggCGAAGGACACCGACACCATCCCGAGTTTCCGGCTCTCGGCAGAACatgtggagcggcagcgcgcacagcgcaagcagcggcgacagcggacTCGTCAGCGACTCTCAGCCAGCGTGCgtcggctgcagcaggatGGCGCGAGGGGGTCGGGCAGCAGCGTTTCACTGTTCCACCCACCACGTGACGCGGCTGATATTCTTCGGTGGCACCTTCAGAAGCGCGACAGCACCGAGCAAGGCGGAGAGGACGGTGCACTGGATATATCAccatcgtcatcgctgctACTGGCCGCCAGTGCCGCCGCAGGGGCGCCGTTAGTCCCCGGTGTCTCCGTGTCGAACGAGTTGGCGCTGTTCCCTGTTGCAGGCGAGGCGGCAAGCGGTGCGCAGGTGCTGGATGTTCGGGCAGCCATGGAGGAGTCTTCGCGCCGGcttgagctgcagcgcgccgcacGGCGGTACGTGCTGGCGCAGCGTGGAGTGTGCGACGACGCAGACGGCGGAGATGGCGGGTACGCCGGGTCCTCTGGAGGAGTCCCCAGCGCCACATTGCGCGTTACGTATGGGACACTGCCGACAACGTTGCCTGTCTCTGCACAGGCGCTTGATGCGTCGACGCTCAAGTACCTTTCCACTGCGGCGAAGGCGACGCCGGGGTCTGAGCAGGCCGTTGACGGCGCGTGGGTATGTGTATGGTGCCAGGAGGATAATACAGAGTGGTGCAGTCGAGTGCAGTGCAACGCATGCAGGGCTGAAACGGGGCCGGGAGCGCCGTGGAGGCGCTTTGCTTACACGGAGGCGAGTGGTGATATCATGCTAGAGCTGCGCGGGCGTATATCGAACTGTGAGGAGCGGCCAGTCGACGCGATTGTCGCCGGCTACCTGCTGATGGTGTACCGACGTATCTTTCAGCTGCGCGCGACACCGGCAGATCAGGACCGGCTGCTACGGCTGGTGGAGGTACTCTGTCAGCTGCAGGAACGCGTGCTGGCCGCCTACGTGTACACGCGACTCATTCCCATTTCTCAGCGGCGTCTCGGCATGCCGCTGTCCTCACTGGCGCAGGTCTTCGGCCAGGAGATGTCGCCCACCTACCAGGCGCTGAGGCAGGCAGACCTGACACGGCCAGGCGCGGATGGCATGTTCTTTGAGGCCATCTTCGGAGCGCAGACGTGCCGAATCTGCTTTGGTCAGCACGACTGGCACCTCTGCCCTATTGTCACTCGCAACTTCGCTGCATCCGAGTCGGCGACTGGGGAAGACcgcgtgcgcaccgccaTCAGCCTAAGCccggaggagaagcagcgcgctGTGCTGGAGCGTCTGTCGCAGCGCATTCGACATGCAGCCACGTCATTGTCGCCGTCcgacgaggagctggagTCCGCgacgtcctcgtcgccttCATCTCCGTCAGTGCTGCTTCCACCAGGAAGGCCGTGCGTGCGGCTTGTCGTGGACGCATACACGGCCTTCGTGTCCTCGCCCTTCCGCGAGATCTTCGCTGAGCTACATTCATCTGACGCAAATTGCCTGTCATTGCTGCTGAGCCGTGTGCAGCAgtaccgccgcgccgcgttCGTCCTCTGCcacgtgccgccgccgcagcgtgcgATGGAGGCCTACCTGCGCATGGTGCACTACTTCAATGTCactgaggcggaggcgcttgcgctgctggagccgccaccggcaccggcgaCGGCGTCCAAGGGGCCCGCCGCCAGCGGCTGCAGTAGCGCCGGCTACCCCGCCTCGGTAGTGAGGCATGTCAACTTTATGCAGGTGACGCAGACGTGCTGCATGTGCCTTGACGCCCGCCACGCATCGCACACGTGCCCGCGGCTAGACGAGTGGCTCAAGAGGGTGCAGCGCTTGGCTCTgtccggcagcagcggcagcaatgGGGCTGCCGGCGCGCCTTCGTcggccgctgccacgacCTTAGTGGACATCCAGGGCGACGCGcgcctgcggcggcggctgaagGCGCAGGTGGACGGCTGGACCACGGCGGGGCCGGAGCGGTTGCATGCCTTTTACCGGTATTTGATCGTCCACATTGATCTGCTACGGCCGATGGCACTAGTGTCTACCGGCACGGCAAAGCCATCGGCTCTCCGACGCGCCGACTTCGACGACCCGCTCGTGTACGCAGTGAACAAGACGATAGTCAAGCTGTCCGCGGTTGAGCGGCGCAGTGAGACGTATCGCCTCTACTCACACGCGCCAGTGGAATGCGTGTCCGttgcgacgacggcggcagtgctgcgcatgAACGGCTTCTCGGAGGGAAGCGCGCAAACCTTGCTGACCCACGCCTCTTCTACCGAGGAGGGCCCCGCGACTAGAAGTGACAGCGACACCTTTGCTGGctctcgctgctcctctgtgctgctgcacgcctcGCTCGCCGCTCGCACGGCTGCCGTGCCGGTGCGTCAGTGCTgccttctttgcttttcgCCTGATCACGCCTTTGTGGAGTGTCTTGAGCTGTCGGCGGCGTCGACCGAGGTGGAACGGCTGCTGATAGTGCTACGCAACGTCGCTGAGATTGCCTGCGTGCCCGATGGCatcggtgcggctgcagcgtaCGTCTACAGCGAGTACAACCGCGGGCGACTCTCGGCAGAGATGATGCGCTCGCACCCGGAGCTGGTGCGGGAGCTGCTGATGTtgacgcgccgctgcttcgccacgCGCCAGCTAAGCCACGGCGTGCGAGTGCTGCGGCGCATTCCAGTTGAGATGGTGCCACCTGACACCGCCTATGTCGATCTCTGGCGCGCGGCTGGCCTACCGGCGGATGAGGTGGAGCAGaagcgcgtgcagctgctcgccctGCTGGACGCGGAGGCCGTGCAGCCGTCCCTCGACCCGCTACCACCGCGGCGAACCTACACGAACGCCTTCTTGTCGCAGCTGAGCCGCACCCTTCATGATGATCTGTGTCGGCACTGCTACGAGCACGGCCACACCATCGCCACCTGTCCGCTTTTTCACGCAGAGGTGAGCTTTGGCCGAGACTACGTGGCCGCGTACCGCATGAGCATGATGTCAGAGCAGCTGGACCGCGCCTGGCAGGAGGCGTACTTGCTGAAGCTGGTGGATTTCTTTGCCACACACTTTCTGTTTATGCCGTTCCACATCGCTGGCGTGGCGAACGCGCTGAACGCGATCACCTCGATGTGGAGCTTCCGCGGTGAGCCAGGCATCGCGCTGCGGCATCTTCTACGCATCCCGCCCGCCTACCGTCGCCGGCAAGCCTTCAAGCACGTGCTCCACTCCCTGCGTGTGCCGCCGGCGGAGATCACAAAGCTGCTGAGCGATTTCTACTTCGCACCAGATGGAAacgccacggcggcgcagcagcagcagcagaagggcAGCATTCCACCCAGCACGAGTGGATaccacgcgcagcagcaacaggaagtggtgatggcgcagcatctgctgctgccaaagCCCGCCATTCGCGATGTGGCGCGCAAGCAAATCTTCGATCAGGTTcccgcggcagtggcggcgctggaggggAGTGAGGAGCGCATGGCGGAAATCCGCACCCATCACGAGCGGCAAGGtggaagcggtggcggcatcaCCGCGAAGGTACAAGAGCGTCTTAgccagcagcaacgcgaGCAGCCAGGCCGGCGCTCGACAGAAATGAGCCACGCCAGCTCGCCGCACGCCGCGGCATCTTTTCACTCCCcagtgctgcggcgcatCATGCAAAGTGGCGACATTACTCAGCTACGTGAGGACTTCGATCCGATTCTAACCGAGCTGGAGGACGCCGTTGGCATGAAGCTTGGGAGCCGCCACACGCTCTTTACAAGCACTGCTGAAAtcttctccactgctgctgctactgccgcgtcagcgccgccgtcgccgccgtcatcgtTTTCGAGCTCGACTCCCTCCagctcgagcagcggcaaaggGAGTGGTACAAGGATGACTGCTTcaggagcagcaccatcatCGCCGACTTTCCCACAGACgccggaggcggaggtggtggaggaggtgcagacaCACTACGCACCGACGCGTTTCCCCAGCTCCCGTCAGTCAACCACCACCAGGGTCTCCACGACCTCGTCCGCCGACGCCACTGCTGGTGTGGCACCGTTCTCAGAGAGGACCGAGCAGCAAGTGAGGGAGGGCGATATTTCCAAACCCGTGGGTGCGTCTcgagggagcagcagcagcgatagTGGTGGGGATGGCAGGAGTGACTGTCGTGACGCTCGCGGCTCGCGGAGTAACCGCGACCGAAACCCGCGCCATCGCAGCACCAGCCAATGGTCATCGCACGCCTACAACCGCGACCGCGACGGCTGCTCGCGTAAGCACGACAAGAACCGCCATCACAACCGCTCTTCATAg
- a CDS encoding hypothetical protein (TriTrypDB/GeneDB-style sysID: LpmP.06.0680) encodes MPNAVVTLTIEKAAGLVALNPGGTSNPFFTATIGAQCVTTPVVNKSLNPIFNATFTFHDCPLPAMVTLRAFNKIQYIDVEDPLGTATVTLFDVQPETTTKVVQLSHGGIAALAQRAPNGCGAVTVAYSIAPMPAEAAVPTVAENSASQLSSLPSSTAAPQTSLAVVTPISVPAAHNIDGNGPASIPVASVPCKDHAGILGSVTHDSSSSLLASNPSATNPTATTARLQPIEGTTAAVMEGSDAFTPMLDAMQQQRAHLTPPNLTPARPPANSTFFIPQVAPPPSSLAAVNMSLKAAPINGYESYAVHGVKPPPPVSEEAAAAANPVLPSMSAEFYYANNTAHNAPAAPLSGAAHAQSSGSFVMLPVASAAPAAARFASLQESTSAALSFDTQMQTSSASSLYTSAAQAPTSASQTKLLVIPPNINGTPTPSFLQTSRASSREISRHPSVAQFPASSGNLITSFSADALPPPPLVGALPVAVPPLSPPLSSSTTGSLRSTPAALSPQRQSNSVAFVASPLPAETSVAAPSSTSTRAVAAHRGVAPAFTATGARGAGAGAAFPYSATRCDAYASTSVASGTTSPKRRNPRSEIQLGTEAFAITSAAQIYADKQYLFEVAATGTNIEVFQRLRQVDPSLTNGFLECLDYSGRSLLHIAAWNGQLHVLQVLLCPQPAEPMIDLRSVVAAKSGNTILHAAACGGQAEVAQWLRYSHPTAGPLLLSMHNARSMTAAECAMEAGFPHVARLLMPN; translated from the coding sequence ATGCCGAACGCGGTGGTCACGCTGACAATCGAGAAGGCTGCGGGCCTTGTCGCGCTCAACCCGGGGGGAACGTCAAACCCGTTCTTCACCGCCACGATTGGGGCCCAGTGCGTGACGACGCCCGTGGTGAATAAGTCACTGAACCCAATATTTAACGCGACCTTTACCTTTCACGACTGTCCGCTTCCGGCCATGGTGACACTGCGAGCCTTCAACAAGATCCAGTACATCGACGTAGAGGACCCGCTCGGCACCGCTACAGTCACCCTCTTCGACGTGCAGccggagacgacgacgaaggTTGTACAGCTCAGCCACGGCGGCATCGCAGcactggcgcagcgcgcaccgAATGGGTGCGGTGCGGTTACCGTCGCCTACAGCATCGCCCCAATGcctgcggaggcggcggtccCCACTGTTGCGGAGAACTCGGCGTCTCAGCTGAGCAGCCTGCCCTCATCTACCGCAGCACCTCAGACTTCGCTTGCGGTGGTGACGCCCATATCCGTGCCCGCTGCGCACAATATAGACGGCAACGGGCCAGCGTCTATCCCTGTTGCCTCCGTCCCGTGTAAGGACCACGCCGGCATACTGGGCTCTGTCAcgcacgacagcagcagcagcctgctCGCCTCCAACCCCAGCGCCACGAACCCGACCGCGACTACCGCGAGGCTGCAGCCGATCGAGGGTACGACGGCCGCTGTGATGGAGGGCTCAGACGCGTTTACCCCGATGCTTgatgcgatgcagcagcagagagcccACCTCACACCACCCAACCTCACACCTGCTCGGCCGCCGGCGAACAGCACCTTCTTCATTCCACAGGTCGCACCGCCCCCGTCGTCTCTCGCTGCCGTTAACATGTCTTTGAAAGCGGCCCCCATAAATGGGTACGAGAGCTACGCCGTGCATGGCgtgaagccgccgccgccggtgtccgaggaagctgccgccgccgccaacccAGTGCTGCCATCCATGTCAGCGGAGTTTTACTACGCGAACAACACCGCTCACAACgcccctgcagcgccgctgtcgggcgccgcgcacgcacagTCCTCGGGAAGTTTCGTTATGCTTCCGGTGGCGTCCGCCGCCCCGGCTGCGGCTCGCTTTGCTTCACTTCAGGAGTCCACTAGTGCCGCGCTCTCCTTCGACACCCAGATGCAGACGTCGTCCGCCAGCTCCCTGTacaccagcgccgcgcagGCCCCAACCTCGGCCTCGCAGACGAAGCTGCTTGTCATACCGCCGAACATCAACGGTACCCCGACTCCGAGCTTCTTACAGACCTCACGCGCTTCGTCTCGCGAGATCTCGCGCCACCCCTCCGTTGCCCAGTTCCCCGCCTCGTCGGGGAACCTGATCACCAGCTTTTCCGCCGACGCCctaccgcctccgccactggTTGGCGCGCTCCCGGTAGCGGTGCCACCTCTCTCGCCGCCGCTTTCCTCGAGCACGACTGGCAGCCTCCGCTCCACTCCTGCTGCACTGTCCCCGCAAAGACAGAGCAATTCCGTCGCCTTCGTCGCCAGCCCACTTCCTGCCGAGACCTCCGTCGctgccccttcctccacgtCGACCAGAGCTGTTGCTGCCCACCGCGGTGTTGCTCCGGCTttcaccgccaccggtgcgcgaggcgctggcgctggtgccgcctTTCCCTACTCGGCTACTCGCTGCGATGCCTACGCGTCGACGTCTGTagccagcggcaccacctcaCCGAAGCGCCGCAACCCCCGCAGCGAGATCCAACTCGGCACCGAGGCCTTTGCCATCACATCTGCCGCGCAGATCTACGCCGACAAACAGTACCTGTTTGAAGTCGCCGCCACTGGCACAAACATCGAGGTGTTTCAGAGACTCCGCCAAGTTGATCCCAGCCTCACAAACGGCTTTCTCGAGTGCTTGGACTACTCGGGCCGCAGTCTTCTGCATATCGCAGCGTGGAATGGTCAGCTACACGTgttgcaggtgctgctgtgccccCAGCCCGCCGAGCCAATGATTGACCTGCGCTCTGTTGTAGCGGCAAAGAGTGGTAACACGATTCTGCACGCTGCAGCATGTGGCGGccaggcagaggtggcgcagtggcTGCGTTACTCGCACCCCACGGCTGGCCCGCTGCTTCTGTCGATGCATAATGCCCGCAGCatgacggcggcggagtGCGCCATGGAGGCTGGATTTCCACATGTGGCGCGTCTGCTGATGCCCAACTGA